A region of the Deltaproteobacteria bacterium genome:
CCGAGTATCGAGGCGGGCTGAGTCTTGAGGTTTTTGACCTGGAATCATTCACGGAGTCCGTCCAATGCTTGAGGGAAACAATCAAGGGGAACGACGCATCCTGGTGACCGGGGGCTGTCGGAGCGGCAAGAGCCGTTTTGCTTTGGACTGGGCCGCTGCCAGGGGAGCGAGGAAGATCTTCGTGGCCACGGCCTCGGTGATCGGAGATCCGGAAATGGCCCGACGGGTGGAGCGGCATCGCCGCGAGCGGGGCCTGGGCTGGAACACGGTGGAAGAGCCGAGGAATCCGGCCCGGGTGCTGCGAAGCATTTGCACCATGGGCGACGTAGCCGTCATCGACTGCCTGACCCTCTGGGTTTCGAATCTGTTGGTCGAGGACACCAGACCAGCGGATGTCGTTCGGGCGGCCGAGGATCTGGCCCGGGCCCTGGAGGCGGTGACCTGCCCGGTGGCCCTGGTCGCCAACGAGGTGGGCATGGGCATCGTGCCTGAGAACGAGCTGGGCCGAACGTTTCGGGATCTGGCCGGCGAGGTGAATCAGATCGTGGCCCGGACCGTGGACCGGGTGGTGTTCATGGTGGCAGGCCTTCCCATGGATGTCCGGAGATCCGGGTGACCACT
Encoded here:
- a CDS encoding bifunctional adenosylcobinamide kinase/adenosylcobinamide-phosphate guanylyltransferase; translated protein: MLEGNNQGERRILVTGGCRSGKSRFALDWAAARGARKIFVATASVIGDPEMARRVERHRRERGLGWNTVEEPRNPARVLRSICTMGDVAVIDCLTLWVSNLLVEDTRPADVVRAAEDLARALEAVTCPVALVANEVGMGIVPENELGRTFRDLAGEVNQIVARTVDRVVFMVAGLPMDVRRSG